Proteins encoded by one window of Ursus arctos isolate Adak ecotype North America unplaced genomic scaffold, UrsArc2.0 scaffold_22, whole genome shotgun sequence:
- the KCTD21 gene encoding BTB/POZ domain-containing protein KCTD21, producing MSDPITLNVGGKLYTTSLATLTSFPDSMLGAMFSGKMPTKRDSQGNCFIDRDGKVFRYILNFLRTSHLDLPEDFQEMGLLRREADFYQVQPLIEALQEKEVELSKAEKNAMLNITLNQRVQTVHFTVREAPQIYSLSSSSMEVFNANIFSTSCLFLKLLGSKLFYCSNGNLSSITSHLQDPNHLTLDWVANVEGLPEEEYTKQNLKRLWVVPANKQINSFQVFVEEVLKIALSDGFCIDSSHPHAVDFMNNKIIRLIRYR from the coding sequence ATGTCTGACCCCATCACCCTGAACGTTGGGGGGAAGCTCTATACGACCTCACTGGCAACCTTGACCAGCTTCCCCGACTCCATGCTGGGCGCCATGTTCAGTGGGAAGATGCCCACCAAGAGGGACAGCCAGGGCAACTGCTTCATTGACCGCGACGGCAAAGTGTTCCGCTACATCCTCAACTTCCTGCGGACCTCCCACTTGGACTTGCCTGAGGACTTCCAGGAGATGGGCCTGCTCCGAAGGGAGGCTGACTTCTACCAGGTGCAGCCCCTGATTGAGGCACTGCAGGAGAAGGAGGTGGAGCTTTCCAAGGCCGAGAAGAATgccatgctcaacatcaccctgAACCAGCGTGTGCAAACAGTCCACTTCACCGTGCGGGAGGCACCTCAGATCTacagcctctcctcctccagcaTGGAGGTCTTCAACGCCAACATCTTCAGTACTTCTTGCCTCTTCCTCAAGCTCCTGGGCTCCAAGCTCTTCTACTGCTCCAATGGCAATCTCTCCTCCATCACCAGCCACTTGCAGGACCCCAACCACCTGACTCTGGACTGGGTGGCGAATGTGGAGGGCCTGCCAGAGGAGGAGTACACGAAGCAGAACCTCAAGAGGCTCTGGGTGGTGCCGGCCAACAAGCAGATCAACAGCTTCCAGGTCTTCGTGGAAGAGGTGCTGAAAATCGCTCTGAGTGACGGCTTCTGCATCGATTCTTCTCACCCACACGCTGTGGATTTTATGAACAATAAGATTATTCGATTAATACGGTACAGGTAA